One segment of Manduca sexta isolate Smith_Timp_Sample1 chromosome 27, JHU_Msex_v1.0, whole genome shotgun sequence DNA contains the following:
- the LOC115447272 gene encoding uncharacterized protein LOC115447272 isoform X2, translated as MRWSTWWQVLLVLQGSLAQSITPTVCDDEFCRCDAFTRVICNCTKAYAEVTLRPDGAYRVPSTCTGIIIDGCARVSFLPDTIRNLIQLRNVEIRNVQHVIINERALSWSPFPRENDINPGIRIIINNCTIDDIASHAIQGRVNDIIISNNKIKNMRPFSFSSLTGVKNIELRENDFENIEIQAFKKFATLNFLLNGGTIRTLPSRFLSDVEVTNLFHMEGVTVNYLYSSTFLVSAPKRVLIENNNIVTLEGDAFHMVTRGPITFRNNSVTNLSKGAFFGITVDLEISSVMGPQELLIDNNTVTHLTPSSLIFNHTRLTQRIDGLNLNVSCTCELTEEWRELMKSQVGTINCWYELNNHYVSLPTYMDSRCGAFKQNFWIFVVIGVVLALICVAIIIFFVVRRENEKKKKVQIVMPDGKTYRETEFHIVVERAELLTTDL; from the exons ATGCGGTGGTCGACATGGTGGCAAGTACTCTTGGTGCTACAAGGCTCGCTGGCGCAGTCCATCACGCCGACCGTGTGCGATGACGAATTCTGTCGATGCGACGCATTCACAAGGGTTATATGCAACTGCACCAAGGCATATGCT GAAGTGACCCTTAGACCCGATGGCGCCTACAGAGTACCTTCTACGTGTACGGGCATCATCATCGATGGATGCGCTCGTGTGTCTTTTCTACCAGACACTATACGAAATCTCATCCAACTTCGCAACGTAGAAATAAGAAACGTTCAACATGTCATTATAAACGAACGAGCTCTTTCGTGGTCACCGTTTCCAAGAGAAAACGACATAAATCCTGGCATAAGAATAATCATAAACAATTGTACAATTGATGATATTGCGTCACACGCGATTCAAGGACGTGTAAATGacattataattagtaacaACAAAATCAAGAATATGAGGCCCTTTTCATTCTCCAGCCTGACAGGCGtcaaaaatatagaattacGAGAAAATGACTTTGAGAACATTGAGATACAAGCGTTTAAAAAATTTGCTACTCTTAATTTTTTACTGAATGGTGGCACTATAAGAACACTGCCCAGCAGATTTCTATCAGATGTCGAAGTTACAAATCTATTTCACATGGAAGGAGTTACCGTCAATTACTTGTATAGTTCAACATTTCTTGTCAGTGCACCAAAGAGGGTCTTAATAGAGAATAACAATATCGTGACATTGGAGGGCGACGCCTTTCACATGGTCACGAGGGGACCCATAACTTTCAGGAATAACTCGGTAACAAATTTGAGTAAAGGCGCATTCTTCGGGATTACTGTGGACTTAGAAATTTCATCAGTGATGGGCCCGCAAGAGTTACTAATTGACAACAATACCGTGACACATTTAACGCCGTCTTCGCTTATATTTAATCATACGAGGCTCACGCAGCGTATTGACGGTTTGAATTTAAATGTATCATGCACGTGTGAGCTCACTGAGGAGTGGAGAGAGCTAATGAAAAGCCAAGTTGGAACTATCAATTGCTGGTACGAATTGAACAATCATTACGTGTCCCTGCCAACATATATGGACAGCCGCTGTGGAGCGTTCAAGCAAAACTTTTGGATATTTGTTGTAATAGGAGTAGTTCTAGCTCTGATATGTGTAGCAATCATAATCTTCTTTGTAGTGAGACGcgaaaatgaaaagaaaaagaaagtgCAGATAGTAATGCCTGATGGAAAGACTTACAGAGAGACTGAATTTCACATTGTCGTGGAGAGAGCAGAGCTCCTAACCACTGATTTATGA
- the LOC115447272 gene encoding uncharacterized protein LOC115447272 isoform X1 gives MRWSTWWQVLLVLQGSLAQSITPTVCDDEFCRCDAFTRVICNCTKAYAQEVTLRPDGAYRVPSTCTGIIIDGCARVSFLPDTIRNLIQLRNVEIRNVQHVIINERALSWSPFPRENDINPGIRIIINNCTIDDIASHAIQGRVNDIIISNNKIKNMRPFSFSSLTGVKNIELRENDFENIEIQAFKKFATLNFLLNGGTIRTLPSRFLSDVEVTNLFHMEGVTVNYLYSSTFLVSAPKRVLIENNNIVTLEGDAFHMVTRGPITFRNNSVTNLSKGAFFGITVDLEISSVMGPQELLIDNNTVTHLTPSSLIFNHTRLTQRIDGLNLNVSCTCELTEEWRELMKSQVGTINCWYELNNHYVSLPTYMDSRCGAFKQNFWIFVVIGVVLALICVAIIIFFVVRRENEKKKKVQIVMPDGKTYRETEFHIVVERAELLTTDL, from the exons ATGCGGTGGTCGACATGGTGGCAAGTACTCTTGGTGCTACAAGGCTCGCTGGCGCAGTCCATCACGCCGACCGTGTGCGATGACGAATTCTGTCGATGCGACGCATTCACAAGGGTTATATGCAACTGCACCAAGGCATATGCT caGGAAGTGACCCTTAGACCCGATGGCGCCTACAGAGTACCTTCTACGTGTACGGGCATCATCATCGATGGATGCGCTCGTGTGTCTTTTCTACCAGACACTATACGAAATCTCATCCAACTTCGCAACGTAGAAATAAGAAACGTTCAACATGTCATTATAAACGAACGAGCTCTTTCGTGGTCACCGTTTCCAAGAGAAAACGACATAAATCCTGGCATAAGAATAATCATAAACAATTGTACAATTGATGATATTGCGTCACACGCGATTCAAGGACGTGTAAATGacattataattagtaacaACAAAATCAAGAATATGAGGCCCTTTTCATTCTCCAGCCTGACAGGCGtcaaaaatatagaattacGAGAAAATGACTTTGAGAACATTGAGATACAAGCGTTTAAAAAATTTGCTACTCTTAATTTTTTACTGAATGGTGGCACTATAAGAACACTGCCCAGCAGATTTCTATCAGATGTCGAAGTTACAAATCTATTTCACATGGAAGGAGTTACCGTCAATTACTTGTATAGTTCAACATTTCTTGTCAGTGCACCAAAGAGGGTCTTAATAGAGAATAACAATATCGTGACATTGGAGGGCGACGCCTTTCACATGGTCACGAGGGGACCCATAACTTTCAGGAATAACTCGGTAACAAATTTGAGTAAAGGCGCATTCTTCGGGATTACTGTGGACTTAGAAATTTCATCAGTGATGGGCCCGCAAGAGTTACTAATTGACAACAATACCGTGACACATTTAACGCCGTCTTCGCTTATATTTAATCATACGAGGCTCACGCAGCGTATTGACGGTTTGAATTTAAATGTATCATGCACGTGTGAGCTCACTGAGGAGTGGAGAGAGCTAATGAAAAGCCAAGTTGGAACTATCAATTGCTGGTACGAATTGAACAATCATTACGTGTCCCTGCCAACATATATGGACAGCCGCTGTGGAGCGTTCAAGCAAAACTTTTGGATATTTGTTGTAATAGGAGTAGTTCTAGCTCTGATATGTGTAGCAATCATAATCTTCTTTGTAGTGAGACGcgaaaatgaaaagaaaaagaaagtgCAGATAGTAATGCCTGATGGAAAGACTTACAGAGAGACTGAATTTCACATTGTCGTGGAGAGAGCAGAGCTCCTAACCACTGATTTATGA